A stretch of the Thiomicrorhabdus xiamenensis genome encodes the following:
- the gspF gene encoding type II secretion system inner membrane protein GspF, which translates to MAVFEYKALNRRGKTQKGMLESDSERLARQQLRDQGLTPIALQEIQAKTSKTADGSAKFLQSQLAVADLALFTRELHTLLDAGTPLNQALKALTEQAEKKVMMRFIRSLHAKVGEGYSLTQALQKAPYKVPSDYIAIIQAGEHSGHLTEVMSRLADTIEQREQLNKKLKTALIYPVLMVVVSIAIVLFLMVYVVPKVVTVFDNMQQTLPPLTQGLLTTSDFVQANWGWIGLALISVWLLYRWLLSREKSRYRIHQIWLRLPGARKFLLYSAAARWARTFGVLLASGVPVRDAMAISAEVMTLEPLKASVMNMVELVRQGKSVHYSMQQSKVFPPLLLNLVGTGEGKGQLHSMLLRGAQHYENEVENAASTLVSLIEPILIMVMGAVVLVIVLAIMLPIFEMNQMIG; encoded by the coding sequence ATGGCGGTATTTGAATACAAGGCGCTTAATAGACGCGGAAAAACCCAGAAAGGCATGCTGGAGAGCGATTCCGAACGTTTGGCGCGTCAGCAGCTTCGCGACCAAGGATTGACGCCAATTGCGCTGCAGGAGATTCAAGCCAAAACGAGTAAAACGGCCGACGGCTCGGCAAAATTTCTGCAGAGTCAGTTGGCGGTAGCCGATCTGGCGCTGTTTACCCGTGAATTGCATACTCTGCTTGATGCCGGGACGCCTCTTAATCAGGCGTTAAAGGCGCTGACCGAACAGGCTGAGAAAAAGGTCATGATGCGTTTTATCCGTAGTTTGCACGCCAAGGTCGGGGAAGGGTATTCGCTGACGCAGGCTTTGCAGAAAGCTCCCTATAAAGTGCCGTCCGACTATATCGCCATTATTCAGGCAGGCGAACACAGCGGTCATTTGACTGAAGTGATGTCGCGTCTGGCGGACACCATCGAGCAGCGTGAACAGTTGAACAAAAAGCTCAAAACCGCGCTGATCTATCCGGTGTTGATGGTTGTGGTGTCTATCGCAATCGTGCTGTTTCTGATGGTTTATGTTGTGCCTAAAGTCGTGACGGTATTCGATAATATGCAACAGACGCTGCCGCCGTTGACTCAAGGTTTGCTGACAACCAGCGATTTTGTTCAGGCCAATTGGGGCTGGATCGGGTTGGCGCTGATTTCCGTATGGTTACTGTACCGCTGGCTTCTTTCGCGGGAAAAAAGCCGTTACCGGATCCATCAGATTTGGCTGCGCCTGCCGGGGGCGAGAAAATTTTTATTATATTCGGCCGCTGCGCGCTGGGCGCGGACTTTTGGGGTGCTTCTGGCCTCCGGTGTTCCGGTGCGCGACGCCATGGCGATTTCCGCTGAAGTGATGACTTTAGAGCCGCTGAAAGCGTCGGTGATGAATATGGTCGAACTGGTCCGTCAGGGGAAAAGCGTGCATTATTCAATGCAGCAATCGAAAGTGTTCCCGCCGTTGTTGCTGAACCTGGTCGGAACAGGGGAAGGTAAAGGGCAGCTGCATTCGATGCTGTTGCGCGGTGCGCAGCATTACGAGAACGAGGTGGAAAACGCCGCTTCGACTCTGGTCAGCCTGATCGAACCGATTTTGATTATGGTGATGGGTGCGGTCGTGCTGGTCATCGTATTGGCGATTATGCTGCCGATTTTCGAAATGAATCAGATGATAGGTTAA
- the gspG gene encoding type II secretion system major pseudopilin GspG — protein MRLDRQQWKQSRQKGFTLIELMVVVVILAILAGFVVPKLMDRPDEARIVKAKQDIAAIASALQLYKLDNYQYPTTDQGLEALVKQPSDDPQPKNWKKLLDTLPLDPWGNPYLYLSPGEHGEFDLFTYGADGAEGGEDINATIGNWQQK, from the coding sequence ATGAGATTAGACAGACAGCAGTGGAAACAGTCACGTCAGAAAGGTTTTACCTTGATTGAATTGATGGTGGTGGTCGTCATCCTGGCGATTCTGGCCGGATTTGTAGTACCGAAACTGATGGATCGCCCGGATGAAGCGAGAATAGTGAAGGCGAAGCAGGACATCGCCGCGATCGCTTCGGCTCTGCAGCTTTATAAGCTGGACAATTATCAGTATCCGACAACCGACCAGGGGTTGGAGGCACTGGTTAAGCAGCCAAGCGATGATCCGCAGCCGAAGAATTGGAAAAAGCTGCTGGATACCCTGCCTCTGGATCCGTGGGGTAATCCTTACCTGTATCTTTCTCCCGGCGAGCATGGGGAGTTCGATCTGTTCACCTATGGTGCGGATGGTGCAGAAGGCGGTGAAGACATAAATGCCACCATCGGTAACTGGCAACAGAAATAG
- the gspE gene encoding type II secretion system ATPase GspE, whose product MATIDLPFSFARKNEVLLQSDNGPEVFFTEQTPIVALQDVQARLLASGIAEIRWQKISEQAFKAKVQRAYADSGSNSIEVAHSIETDDLASVVAEIGEPEDLLDSADDAPIIKLLNAVLTEAIRSEASDVHIEPYENQLRIRFRVDGVLKTVLSPKPALASMLVSRIKVMARLDIAEKRIPQDGRIALKLGGRAVDLRVSTLPSSFGERVVLRLLDKGAERLTLKDLGMPERLEQGMQLALSKAHGIFLVTGPTGSGKTTTLYAGLTRLNDSQRNIMTIEDPVEYNIEGINQTQVNTKAELTFAKGLRALLRQDPDVVMIGEIRDHETAQIAVQASLTGHLVLSTLHTNTAIGAITRLRDMGIESFLLASSLNGVLAQRLVRRLCPHCKQAHSADQAECELLGVQQALLYLPKGCDHCQQTGYSGRMGLYELLLVDEEVRSMIHSNHSESEIEAYLRETTPSLNESGYQAVLDGKTSLEEVLRVTQS is encoded by the coding sequence ATGGCGACTATTGATCTGCCGTTCAGCTTCGCCCGCAAGAACGAGGTTCTGCTGCAGTCCGATAATGGGCCAGAGGTCTTTTTCACCGAACAGACGCCCATAGTGGCACTGCAGGATGTTCAGGCTCGCCTACTCGCTTCGGGGATTGCTGAAATCCGCTGGCAAAAAATTTCCGAACAGGCGTTCAAAGCCAAAGTGCAGCGTGCTTATGCCGACAGCGGTTCGAATTCCATCGAGGTCGCGCATTCGATCGAGACCGACGATCTGGCTTCGGTGGTGGCGGAAATCGGAGAGCCTGAAGACCTGTTGGACAGTGCCGACGATGCGCCGATTATTAAATTGCTCAATGCAGTGCTGACCGAAGCGATCCGTTCGGAAGCGTCCGATGTGCATATCGAGCCGTATGAAAATCAGTTGCGTATCCGTTTCCGGGTCGACGGCGTACTCAAAACCGTATTGTCTCCCAAACCGGCGCTGGCTTCGATGCTGGTGTCGCGTATCAAAGTTATGGCGCGTCTCGATATTGCCGAAAAACGAATTCCTCAGGATGGTCGTATCGCCTTGAAACTCGGCGGTCGTGCGGTGGATTTGCGTGTTTCCACTCTGCCGTCCAGTTTCGGAGAAAGGGTTGTGTTGCGTCTGTTGGATAAAGGTGCGGAACGCTTGACCCTCAAAGATCTCGGTATGCCGGAAAGGCTGGAGCAGGGCATGCAGCTGGCGTTGTCCAAGGCGCACGGGATTTTTCTGGTGACCGGCCCGACCGGTTCCGGTAAAACCACAACGTTGTATGCCGGATTGACACGACTGAACGATTCTCAGCGCAATATTATGACCATTGAAGATCCGGTCGAATATAACATCGAAGGCATTAACCAGACTCAGGTCAATACCAAAGCGGAACTGACGTTTGCCAAAGGTTTGCGGGCGCTGCTTCGTCAGGACCCGGATGTTGTCATGATCGGGGAAATCCGTGATCATGAGACTGCGCAGATTGCCGTGCAGGCATCCTTAACCGGGCATCTGGTGCTATCTACTTTGCATACCAATACGGCCATCGGTGCCATCACCCGTTTAAGAGATATGGGCATCGAATCGTTTCTTCTCGCTTCGAGTCTGAACGGCGTGCTCGCGCAGCGTCTGGTACGACGTCTGTGTCCGCATTGCAAACAGGCGCACTCTGCCGATCAGGCGGAATGCGAACTGCTTGGTGTGCAACAGGCGCTGCTGTATCTGCCTAAAGGTTGCGATCACTGCCAGCAGACCGGGTATTCCGGGCGCATGGGACTGTATGAATTGCTTCTGGTCGACGAAGAGGTTCGTTCTATGATCCACTCCAACCACTCCGAATCGGAAATCGAAGCTTATCTGCGCGAAACCACGCCTTCGTTGAACGAAAGCGGTTATCAGGCGGTGCTGGACGGCAAAACTTCTCTGGAAGAGGTTTTGCGGGTCACTCAGTCGTAG